The following are encoded in a window of Verrucomicrobiia bacterium genomic DNA:
- the gatB gene encoding Asp-tRNA(Asn)/Glu-tRNA(Gln) amidotransferase subunit GatB → MPLDDYEPVIGLEVHTQLDTKSKIFCSCSTRFGCEPNQNTCPTCMGMPGSLPVLNEEALRLGIKVGLALNCKISERLKFDRKNYFYPDLPKAYQISQFDMPVNGPGWLMIELKGADGGLVERKIRVHRAHLEEDAGKLLHEGIEGASLVDFNRAGVPLLEIVSEPDLRSPEEAYAYLTALKAILQYLEVSDCNMEEGSLRCDANVSIRKKGETKLGTKAEVKNLNSFKAVQKAIQYEIERQAAMLDNGERVVQETRLWNDDKGQTFLMRSKEEAHDYRYFPEPDLVPFTLSAETVEAIRKTLPELPAARAARLAKNYGLSAYDAAVLVQEKPLANYFEDCLKSKANPKMVSNWIQSELLALLNLNKLTIENSPVKAEALAGLIALIENNTINGKIAKDVLPLMFETGKPAGEIVKEKGWVQVTDTKFIEEIADGVIEANPKSVTDFRAGKNQALGFLVGQVMKASQGKANPKLANEILVKKLQPQ, encoded by the coding sequence ATGCCGCTTGATGATTACGAACCGGTGATCGGCCTTGAAGTGCACACGCAGCTCGACACGAAGTCGAAGATTTTCTGCTCGTGCTCGACGCGTTTCGGCTGCGAGCCGAACCAGAACACCTGCCCGACCTGCATGGGCATGCCCGGATCGCTGCCCGTTCTGAACGAAGAAGCGCTCCGCCTCGGCATCAAGGTCGGCCTCGCGCTCAACTGCAAGATTTCCGAGCGGCTCAAATTCGACCGTAAAAATTATTTCTATCCCGATCTTCCCAAGGCGTATCAGATTTCGCAGTTCGACATGCCCGTCAACGGCCCGGGCTGGCTCATGATCGAGCTGAAAGGCGCGGACGGCGGGCTGGTTGAACGCAAGATCCGCGTGCACCGTGCGCATCTGGAAGAGGACGCGGGCAAACTGCTGCATGAAGGCATCGAAGGCGCGAGCCTTGTGGATTTCAACCGCGCGGGCGTGCCGCTCTTGGAAATCGTTTCCGAGCCGGACCTTCGTTCGCCGGAAGAAGCGTATGCCTATCTCACCGCGCTTAAAGCCATTCTCCAGTACCTTGAAGTCAGCGACTGCAACATGGAAGAGGGAAGCCTGCGCTGTGACGCGAACGTTTCCATCCGTAAAAAAGGCGAAACGAAACTCGGCACCAAGGCCGAGGTGAAGAACCTCAATTCGTTCAAGGCCGTCCAAAAGGCGATTCAGTACGAAATCGAGCGCCAGGCCGCGATGCTCGATAACGGCGAGCGGGTCGTACAGGAAACCCGGCTTTGGAACGACGACAAAGGCCAGACTTTTTTGATGCGGTCCAAGGAAGAGGCGCATGATTACCGATATTTTCCCGAGCCGGATCTCGTCCCGTTCACGCTTTCTGCTGAGACGGTCGAGGCGATCCGCAAAACGCTTCCGGAGCTTCCGGCGGCGCGCGCCGCGCGGCTTGCGAAAAATTATGGGCTGTCGGCCTATGATGCCGCGGTGCTGGTGCAGGAAAAACCGCTGGCGAATTATTTCGAGGATTGCCTGAAATCCAAGGCCAATCCCAAAATGGTCAGCAACTGGATCCAGTCGGAACTGCTGGCACTGCTCAATCTCAACAAGCTGACGATCGAAAATTCGCCGGTCAAAGCGGAAGCGCTGGCCGGCCTCATCGCGCTCATCGAAAACAACACGATCAACGGCAAGATCGCCAAAGACGTGCTGCCGCTCATGTTCGAGACCGGCAAGCCCGCCGGGGAAATCGTGAAGGAAAAAGGCTGGGTGCAGGTGACGGACACCAAGTTCATCGAAGAGATCGCCGACGGCGTCATCGAGGCCAATCCCAAATCAGTGACTGATTTCCGCGCGGGGAAAAACCAGGCGCTCGGATTCCTGGTGGGCCAGGTCATGAAAGCTTCCCAGGGCAAGGCCAATCCCAAGCTGGCCAACGAAATCCTGGTCAAAAAACTGCAGCCGCAATAA
- a CDS encoding MgtC/SapB family protein, producing the protein MTHNLDVVIRLAAATILGALIGLERERHGKEAGFRTYTIVCLGSALVMLVSTHIAELYKDTDASRISAQVVSGIGFLGAGAIIRNPAGVKGITTAAGIWIAAGIGLACGLGDFFEATVSTLLVLVILMIFSRVDRWFEQRKASGGSQGG; encoded by the coding sequence ATGACTCACAATCTCGACGTCGTCATCCGCCTTGCGGCGGCCACGATTTTGGGCGCGCTTATCGGGCTCGAACGCGAAAGGCACGGCAAGGAAGCAGGTTTCCGCACTTACACCATCGTTTGTTTGGGGTCTGCTCTTGTCATGCTGGTGTCGACGCACATCGCCGAACTTTATAAGGACACGGATGCTTCCCGCATTTCCGCCCAAGTTGTCAGCGGTATCGGCTTTTTGGGCGCCGGCGCGATTATCCGCAACCCCGCGGGAGTCAAAGGCATTACGACAGCCGCGGGCATCTGGATTGCGGCCGGTATCGGACTGGCATGCGGCCTTGGAGATTTTTTCGAAGCCACGGTTTCAACGCTTCTTGTGCTCGTTATTCTCATGATTTTCTCGCGCGTGGATCGCTGGTTCGAACAAAGAAAGGCCAGCGGCGGCTCCCAAGGCGGATAG
- the tsaD gene encoding tRNA (adenosine(37)-N6)-threonylcarbamoyltransferase complex transferase subunit TsaD, giving the protein MITLGIETSCDETSVAVLEGKHGIRSNVVSSSLFRHQPFGGVVPEIACRHSLEQIDFVLEQALKQANAKIQDVDLIAVTQGPGLIGSLFVGVCFAKALSFHLKKPLVGVNHLEAHLTANFIGHEAPERYLGLLVSGGHTSISYHEGAQMKIIGETVDDACGEAYDKVAKILGLGFPGGPIIDKLAAQGNEKAYKFTRPKQENSYDFSFSGVKTAVLYLTRRQKSMTDEFKRDVAASFQRAAVSWLVEKSIAAAEDMRVSDIVVGGGVSANSRLRKDLQEAAGREGIRTWFPPLALTGDNAAMIARQGLDLYEKGVRDTIRLNADPNLRVKGRKAS; this is encoded by the coding sequence ATGATCACGCTCGGCATCGAAACTTCCTGCGACGAAACGTCCGTGGCCGTTCTGGAAGGCAAGCACGGCATCCGCTCCAACGTGGTATCCTCCAGCCTTTTCCGCCATCAGCCCTTCGGCGGCGTGGTTCCCGAAATCGCGTGCCGGCACAGCCTTGAGCAAATCGACTTTGTGCTCGAGCAGGCGCTGAAGCAGGCCAATGCAAAAATCCAAGACGTGGATCTCATCGCGGTGACGCAGGGGCCCGGGCTCATCGGGTCCTTGTTCGTGGGCGTATGCTTCGCCAAGGCGCTGAGCTTTCACCTCAAGAAGCCGCTCGTCGGCGTCAATCACCTGGAAGCGCACCTCACCGCCAATTTCATCGGGCACGAAGCGCCGGAACGTTATCTCGGGCTGCTCGTGTCGGGCGGGCATACCAGCATTTCCTATCATGAAGGCGCGCAGATGAAGATTATCGGCGAGACTGTGGATGATGCGTGCGGCGAGGCTTACGACAAAGTCGCGAAGATCCTGGGTCTTGGGTTTCCGGGCGGCCCCATCATCGACAAGCTCGCGGCCCAGGGCAATGAAAAGGCGTATAAGTTCACAAGGCCGAAACAAGAAAATTCCTATGACTTCAGTTTCAGCGGCGTAAAGACGGCCGTGCTTTACCTGACGCGCAGGCAAAAGAGCATGACGGATGAATTCAAGCGTGACGTGGCCGCGAGCTTCCAGCGCGCCGCCGTCAGCTGGCTGGTTGAGAAATCGATCGCGGCGGCCGAAGATATGAGAGTCTCGGACATCGTCGTGGGCGGGGGCGTGAGCGCCAATTCCCGTCTGAGAAAAGATCTCCAGGAAGCTGCGGGCCGGGAAGGCATTCGCACCTGGTTTCCGCCGCTCGCGCTGACGGGCGACAACGCGGCCATGATTGCGCGGCAGGGCCTCGACCTTTATGAAAAGGGCGTGCGGGACACGATCCGCCTGAATGCGGATCCCAACCTCAGAGTTAAAGGGAGGAAAGCTTCATGA
- the hisG gene encoding ATP phosphoribosyltransferase: MNKLKIALPKGSLEEATYRLFTKAGFKVSVGSRSYFPSVNDPELEVILFRPQEMPRYIEDGVVDCGLTGHDWICENKAKVTELCELQYSKRTKNPVRWVLCVHNDSPFKKVQDLEGKKIATELVEVTKEYLKKNKVNAEVEFSWGATEVKPPRLADAIVEATETGSSLRANNLRIIETLLTSVPKFIANKDSYKDEWKKRKMDNIVLLLEGAIRAEDKVGLKMNVEKKNLPAVLKILPALKNPTVSSLSSEGWYDVDTIIDESVVRELIPELKKNGASGIIEYPLNKVIP; this comes from the coding sequence ATGAATAAACTCAAAATCGCTTTGCCCAAAGGAAGCCTCGAAGAGGCCACTTACCGCCTGTTCACTAAGGCCGGTTTCAAGGTCTCCGTGGGCTCCCGCTCCTATTTCCCCTCCGTCAATGATCCGGAACTGGAAGTCATCCTTTTCCGCCCGCAGGAGATGCCGCGTTATATCGAAGACGGCGTCGTCGATTGCGGCCTCACGGGCCATGACTGGATCTGCGAGAACAAGGCCAAAGTGACCGAGCTTTGCGAGCTGCAGTACTCGAAGCGCACGAAGAACCCCGTCCGTTGGGTGCTTTGCGTGCACAACGATTCTCCCTTCAAGAAGGTGCAGGACCTTGAAGGAAAGAAGATCGCCACCGAGCTGGTGGAAGTCACGAAGGAGTACCTGAAAAAGAACAAGGTCAACGCCGAAGTGGAATTTTCCTGGGGCGCCACGGAAGTGAAGCCGCCGCGCCTTGCCGACGCCATCGTCGAAGCCACGGAAACCGGCTCGAGCCTGCGCGCCAATAATCTCCGCATCATCGAGACGCTTTTGACCTCGGTGCCCAAGTTTATCGCCAATAAAGACAGCTATAAGGACGAATGGAAAAAGCGCAAGATGGACAACATCGTGCTGCTGCTCGAAGGCGCGATCCGCGCTGAGGACAAAGTCGGCCTCAAGATGAACGTGGAAAAGAAAAATCTGCCGGCCGTCCTGAAAATCCTTCCCGCGCTGAAAAATCCGACCGTGTCTTCGCTTTCCAGCGAAGGCTGGTACGACGTGGATACGATCATCGACGAATCGGTCGTGCGCGAGCTCATTCCCGAACTCAAGAAGAACGGCGCGTCCGGAATTATCGAATACCCGCTGAACAAAGTCATTCCGTAA